Proteins found in one Amblyraja radiata isolate CabotCenter1 chromosome 15, sAmbRad1.1.pri, whole genome shotgun sequence genomic segment:
- the LOC116981427 gene encoding interferon-induced protein with tetratricopeptide repeats 5-like has protein sequence MSVQQAHHSWAPNGDPRDSLRESLLVKLGQLQCHFTWGPQMDIVDLDNVKQRLQDSIIIGGKHQGVPHNYLAYINYLQGNCEEALRDLEEAERRLREIHGDGFERRSIVTHGNRAWLHYHMEQLSEAQSYLDKLEVMCGPLTQGPHVTAMVPEVLGEKGWSLLSSSSQCCEEAKECFARALEEDPDNTEWNMGYATALYRLESISGIPENPEVSQLVRQLRRVLELDPGESVARAMLALGLQEFQQKAEANELVEEALRTSPDSPFVLRYAAKFYRKQHDVDNAIGLLKKALEFTPRSSFLHHQIGICYREKLLALRRNQGSRDPGVKAELIGHCKHHFGTAFELKPSFIRARLDFASICLMNGESVRAGKIYNDLRSLEDVTPDNKQAIELQLGLYELDHTKSESNAIHHFREGLKIRRSTKEWKRCYTKLEQIARRQINRNPYNSRAWGILGFLHREVGKNSEAVECYEKALRWDRGNKEYLSALRELRPST, from the exons atgtcggtgcagcaggcccaccACTCCtgggctccaaacggcgatccccg CGACTCACTGAGGGAGTCCTTGTTGGTGAAGCTCGGCCAGCTTCAGTGCCACTTCACGTGGGGCCCACAGATGGACATCGTCGACCTGGACAACGTGAAGCAGAGGTTGCAGGACTCGATTATCATCGGCGGGAAGCACCAAGGCGTGCCGCACAACTACTTGGCTTACATCAACTACCTGCAGGGCAACTGCGAAGAAGCTCTCCGTGACTTAGAGGAGGCGGAGAGACGTCTGAGGGAGATCCATGGGGATGGATTTGAGAGGAGGAGCATCGTCACCCATGGCAACCGGGCCTGGTTGCATTACCacatggagcaactcagcgaggccCAGTCCTACCTCGACAAGCTGGAGGTGATGTGTGGCCCCCTCACACAGGGCCCGCACGTCACGGCAATGGTGCCCGAGGTgttgggggagaaggggtggtctTTGCTGAGCTCCAGCTCTCAGTGCTGCGAGGAGGCGAAGGAATGTTTCGCCAGGGCTCTGGAGGAAGATCCCGACAACACCGAGTGGAACATGGGCTACGCCACCGCTCTGTACCGTCTGGAATCGATTTCCGGGATCCCGGAAAACCCCGAAGTGAGTCAGTTGGTGAGACAGCTGAGACGGGTGCTGGAGCTCGATCCGGGTGAATCTGTGGCCAGGGCGATGCTGGCCCTCGGGCTCCAAGAGTTCCAGCAAAAGGCAGAAGCGAATGAATTGGTTGAAGAAGCGTTGCGGACAAGCCCAGATTCTCCATTTGTGCTCCGCTATGCAGCAAAGTTTTACAGGAAACAGCACGATGTTGATAATGCGATAGGGCTGTTGAAGAAAGCCTTAGAATTCACTCCGCGCTCTTCCTTCTTGCACCATCAAATAGGTATCTGTTACAGGGAAAAACTATTAGCTCTGCGTAGAAATCAAGGCAGTCGAGACCCAGGTGTGAAGGCTGAGTTGATCGGCCATTGCAAGCACCATTTTGGAACGGCATTTGAACTGAAGCCATCGTTTATTCGTGCACGGCTGGATTTTGCCAGTATCTGCTTAATGAATGGTGAATCAGTCAGGGCGGGGAAGATATACAACGACCTCCGGAGTTTAGAGGATGTTACTCCAGATAATAAGCAGGCAATAGAGTTACAGCTTGGATTATATGAACTGGATCACACCAAATCTGAATCAAACGCCATCCACCATTTTAGGGAAGGCCTTAAAATCCGGCGCAGCACGAAAGAATGGAAACGTTGTTACACTAAGTTGGAGCAGATTGCAAGAAGGCAAATTAACAGGAACCCGTACAACAGCAGagcctggggtatcctggggtttCTTCACCGAGAAGTCGGGAAAAATTCTGAAGCTGTTGAATGCTATGAAAAGGCCTTGCGGTGGGATCGTGGCAACAAAGAATATCTCAGCGCTCTTCGTGAATTGCGCCCTTCTACTTAG